TTGATTATTATGGCTGTCAAACTTGCCCACCGATTTCTCAGCTTCAAAAATTCGTCtaggaaaacaaaaaattgcaaGTACAGTCCCCGCGGTTCAGATCAACCCCAAATGACGAGAGAGGCTTACCCGTGCAATCCCTAGAAACATTTTACCATATGGCTGCTCTTAGACATAGTAGCCGGTGAAAGTAAATCCCCTTCCCACGATCTCACCTGCACAAAACCATGCAAAGCACTCCAGCCCAAACAAAGCAGCAATTCCAGCATCTTCAACCTTCACCTCCTTCCTGTTCTTCCACAAATGCTTGACGTAATCAACTTCCTTCCAGAATGACTCAGTACGACCAGGAATACTGTACGGAGTGGAAATGAGTCAGTTATGGTAATACAACTAAGATGTCGTTGCaacgaaaaagaaagaaaaaagatgcCGTATTAGATGCATTCTGAATGATGGTTTCTCAGTTGCAGAAATATAGCCAAGAGCTTTGaaaatcacaataaaaaaagaTTGTAATTCAAGCACGTATCCAAATTATTCAGACTATTTTAATAAGTTCTGGTGCCACGTCCTGGAAGCAAATTGATAACTGAATACCCGGTGCTAGACTATATGCAACACGAGCAACATAGACCTCACCCAGTTTCTAAAGCAATTGAACACTTCTAAAAACTTACTAGCACAAAGGAATAGGAGCGAAGACAATGCACTTTTCTAAGCTTCTTCACAGAGCACATTTATTAtggaaaaattagaaaattaaatGGAGGCAATACAAACAAGTAACCCAATCTACATACTTCTCCTTCAATTAAAACATCTGCATCAACATCAAATTCAAGCTTTGGAGCTTTAAAAAGTTGCTTGCTTTTCTTTCGTCTCAAAGGAAACGCTACTTAGAGAAGATAAATGGAAGAAATCTAATACGCAAACATGTATTAAGATGTAAATAAAACATTTTCTTCATGCAGTTATACATTTTGATCCTAATGTTGGCAAGAGTGGCTCAAAAATCATGTACCCTATCATACATTTTAGTTACCACGGTCAGGCTTTTTAGGAAGTAAAAAATGTGCTGAAACTTTCAAAATAAGGCTGTGAGATAATGGAACATATCGTCTACAAGGATGCAGCAAAGTACTAGCAGAACTAAATCAAGAAGAGCATTCAGTCAACATATATGAGACTTCTTTAATGGTCTGCAATCTACAACTCGTACCAGACGCAGCCAAGTAATAACTAAATTCACTCCGTAAACAGAAAAGGTTCGGAAATATAACCTAGCAAGTCGAGTGTAAAGCAATTGCTTGGACAACTCATTGCACTTCTCCACGGTTGGTGGGTGTTGAATGTACTGCTTATTCTCCTCTAACAACTGCTTGTAGTAGGTACTTCCATACTTGGACACCAATTGTGTTGCTTGACTAGCCTTAGATTGCAACTGACGCAACTTCGATGCCATTGATGCCCAAATCAATCCTGAGTTCACAATAAAACCAATTACATTACACAATGATCAGAAATTATAGTAAACCAACAATAACTTAACAAAAATAAGTAATCTCaccaccaaaaataaaaatttcatcattttgCAACAAGGACAATAAACCCATTGCCTTTTTTCGACATTTACATTAATCATAAGTTCTATCGGCctcaaaaatgaaatttgacaaTTGGGTATTGAGCTAAAACCCTAACCATCGAGattcaaacaaaattaaatcagCAGTAAACTTCAAACGCTAAAAATAATCAAATCTTTTCATCTGGGTCTAAAACCCCACCTAAAACACACCGATGTTCATGCTCCAATTACAAAATCAAAGCGAAAAACCAAAAGGGTCAGTACTAAATCGCAAGatctaaacaaacaaaaaaaaagctgaagagCCATAAGAAAAATCAACAGATGGGGAATTGAAGAACGGAGAGCAAATCTGAAGGGGGTTTACCTTCGCGTTCGTGCTCTTGGATTCGAATGCAAATccaaagagagagaggggagagttAGACTGTCGAGTCCTTCGCTTCTCTTTGTGCTGCGGAGCGGTATGCGTGCTTATGGTCGAGAGAGCATGCGTTTGAGACCAGAGGTTTTATCATTTGGGCTTTTTGCTTTCTATTGAGGGTTGTTACAGTAATTCTGGGAAAACAATGTGGGCTTTCGTTTTGCCATCTCAGCTGGCATAGACTGAATCATTTTATGCATCTTGATAGGCCCATTTTAGAATGTCCAAGGCCcattttcttaataaaaaataggaaactttaacgaaaagctcccggtactgttcattttaacgaaaaaccatatttttacactaaaaagtcaatcctagtactattcactttaccctttattttgtccttatcgttaaaactcaaagttttcaaaccattttcattcgttttccttaaaaaaaatatcgCCTTTTGCcaactttttaactttttaaggtGGTATACCACATCATGAGTTTGCCAAGGAGAAAATCAATGACGACGATGTTTGCCAATGTCGATGCCCATGCCAATGCAGAGTTTCAATATCAATAACAATGTGAAGCTTCAATACCAATGACAATACAAGCTTACAAATAGATTGCTGATGTTGAATTGAAGATGACACATATCGACATTCATCTTAAACCAAGCGCAAGTACCCAATGTATGTCCAAGCCAAGCATCACGTTAGTTTCATGACCGACAATCACCCTTAGATCAAGCATTCGCGGCTAATGCTTTTTGCCCACTTTTCCAACACTTGTCAAACTTATGGTGGTATAACACATCATAAGTTTGCCAAAGAGAAAATCAATGACGATGATGTTTGCTGTCGATGCCCATGCCAACGCAAAGTTTCAATGTCAATACCAATGTATGTTAGGACTCTATTGAATTATCATTGGGCATAATAAGGACTATCATACgtggaattaattaattaaagtcaAAACCATTTAAAGGATAAAATCCCTTATTTGTAGGACACTAAATGCGTGCTTCAGTTGTGGTTTAACAACTGACAAACGTGGAGATTTTTTAGGCTTAGACGATCCCACGATAGTTGGGATGCAGTTGGGTTTATAAGCCTATACAGGAGGTGTCCCTGCTCACGGGAAGATTACATCAAAAACAAGATCTAGAACTATCGCTAGGGTTTTGATATCAGGTTCCTCAGTGAGTAGAAGACTCTCTGTGTTGCTGTTTTGTTGCTTGTATCATGACGTCCTCAGGTATGTACATACTCAGACtcctcaaatatatatatgtatatgtgaatGTTAATTGTGATCCTTGGCAAAGACTAATCAGTTGTAGGTCtaacatttggtatcagagcaaggttAGTCTACTTGGATTCAAAACTGTTTTTTAGTTtaaacatatcacatataaTCCTCAGTTGAAGATTTTTAAGGGAACAAGACTTTGCACCGATGCACAAATGCTTAGAAGATCACATCAAAATGGGATTTTGTCAAGCATTGTTGCATGAATTAGGTCGCAGGACATTGTAATTCATTTATCATAACATACATACTGCTCTCTTCAAAAAGGGAATATATGAATGGTTCGATTAAGTGAATTAGGGCATAGTGGTTATTTTGATATTAAATTGATCTAATTCTTGTCCAAAGACCTGAGTTATGAAGatgtttaatattaaattaagtaGCTATGTCAATGAAACTTGTAGTAAAGAGTTTCTTGCCCAAAGGTGTTACCTTGTACTGCATGCAATTTTCATTGTTTGTTTCACTAACAAATTAATGACGTCCTCAGTGAATCCCATGTCCCTGAATTTTTCCTCTATCGAGCCGCTCAATGGAGGAAATTACAAAAAATGGAGACAAGATGTTGAGATTATTTTGGGACTGATGGACTACGATTTGGCACTTAGAGAAGATGAGCCAGCACCAGTGGATGCAACTAGCACAGCTGCTCAAaggttgaaatttgaaaaatggGAAAAAGCTAATCGCATGGCATTACTTGTGATAAAAAGATCAATTGGGGAAGCTGTGAGAGGGGGACTACCTGCCAGTGACAAAGCAAAGAATTTCCTTGAAGGCATTGAGGCAAAGTTCAAGGTCTCTGAGAAAGGAGAGATAGGAAACCTCATGACAACCCTGACTACTCTGAAATTTGATGAAAGTCACACAGTTAGGGAGCACATACTGAAAATGGTGGAGGCAGCGGCAAAGCTCAGTGATCTTGAAGTGCCTATTGATGACTCTTTTGTGGTTCATATGGCTCTTAACTCTCTTCCTGAGAGTTATGAGCAGTTGAAGACATCCTACAATGCTcagaaagaaaaatggagttTGAATGATTTGATTTCAATCTGTGTCCAAGAGGAGGCAAGGATGAAACGAGGAAAACAAGAGGTTGTCAATGTGGTGAGCACAGACAAAGGAAAGAAGCACGATGTGTTTTCTGGTAAGCCAAGCAAACCCTTTAACTTTTCTCACTCTGCTGGAAATAATACTCTCTCCTCAAAGAGACCTCAAGGTTTTAGGGTGGATATGGAAAAGGTTAAGTGTTATTTTTGCAAGGAATATGGTCATTTCAAAAGGGATTGTCCAAAACGTAAGAAGTGGGGAAATAAAACAGGTAATAAAactgaaaatgtttttgtttgtgttaATATCAATCTTGTTGAAGTCCCTCCAAATTCTTGGTGGTTTGACACTGGTTGTTCGGTGCATATTACCAATTCATTGCAGGGATTCACAAGAAgggaatttgcaagaaatgaaGTCTATGAAGTTCACGTAGGAAATGGAAATAAAGTGGCTGTGGAGGCAATAGGCACTCTAAAGCTCAAGTTGTCAACTAATTTCGAATTAGAATTGTTAGATGTTCTTTATGTTCCTAGTTTAACTAGAAATTTAATTTCAGCTTCCAAGCTTGTAAAGACTGGTTATGCTTTCATTGGCGACGATGAAAGTATAAGGATTTTCAAGAAATGTAATCTCAATCTTTTACTTGGTATTTGTTTGTTGGAAAATGATTTATGGAGATTACATTGTGATGTTGTTACAATTCCAAATTGCATGCAAGTGTCAACAGTTCTTAAAAGTAAAAGATCTTTGGTTAATGAAAAGTCCTCTATGCTTTGGCATAGGAGGCTCGGACACATAAGTCAAAAGAGATTGGAACTTCTAGTTAAAGAGAACATACTGCCAAGGTTAAACTTTATTGACCTGCAAAACTGTGTTGATTGTTGGAAGGGtaaattaacaaacacaaagaAAATTGGATCAACAAGGAGTCAAAAACTCTTGGAAATAATTCATTCAGATGTTTGTGGTCCTTTCCCCACTAAAACCATTTGCAAAAATGTCTATTTTGtgacttttattgatgatttttctcGGTATGCTTATGTTTACTTAATATCCGAGAAAAATGAAGTGGCTAGTTGTTTTAAAACTTATCAAAATGAGGTAGAAAAGCAACTAGAAAcatcaattaaaattttgaggTCGGACCATGGTGGAGAGTATTATGGCAGGTACACTGAGGAAGGGCAACAAAAGGGTCCAATGGCAAGATACTTGGAGGAAAATGGCATACAAGCTCAGTACACTACTCCcggtacaccacaacaaaacggTGTGGCCGAGAGAAGGAACAGAACTTTGAAAGAAATGgtaagatgcatgatgagcaggACCAATCTTCCAATGTTCTTGTGGGGAGAAGCACTTAAGATGGCAAACTATATTTCAAACCGTGTACCGAGCAAATCAGTGAATAAAACTCCTTTTGAGTTGTGGACATCGAGGAAGCCAAGCCTCAACCATCTTCATGTGTGGGGCTGTTTGGCAGAGGCAAAAATGTATAATCCAACAGAAAGGAAGCTTGATTCAAGAACAGTGACTTGCCATTTCATTGGTTTTCCAGAAAAATCAAAAGGGTACAGATTCTTCTCACCGAGTTTATCCACAAGGATTTTTGAAACTAATAATGCTAGGTTCATTGAAGATCAACAATCTAGCAATGAAGGTTTGAAAGAAGTGgtttttgaagaagaagatttgATTAGTTCGTCATCTTTCAAAGAAACTCCAATGCATGCTGACACAATTGATTTTGGGGACGTGGGAATTCTAAGCCATGTTGATTGCATGGATCAGCATGAATTGGTAGACGTGCAGCCACAAATATTAGAAATGCAAGATAATGCTCAACAAATCACCATGCAGCAAGTTCCAGTGCAAAGGAGGCAGTCACAAAGAAGTAGAAGGTCTCCATTCTCGAATGACTACTTAGTATATGTGGGAGAGGTTGAGCATGAGGAAGGAATTGACAATGATCCAATCACGTACAATCAAGCAATTAATTGTGATAAAGCTAATGACTGGAAGGCTGCATTGAAGGACGAAATGGATTCGATGTACTTCAATGAAGTTTGGGAATTGGTGGAAAGAGACGAATCTATAAAACCCATAGGATGCAAATGGGTTTTTAAGACAAAAAGGGACTCTAGTGGGGCAGTTGAAAGGTATAAAGCGAGGCTGGTTGCAAAGGGTTACACACAAAAGGAGGGTTTGGATTACTCGGACACATTTTCCCCAGTTTCATCAAAAGACTCACTCCGAGTCATTCTTGCCCTAGTTGCACATTTTGATCTTGAGCTTCACCAAATGGACGTTAAAACGGCGTTCCTTAATGGAGTTCTCGATGAAAATATTCACATGGTACAACCACCTGGTTTCATTAAAGAGGGCAATGAGCACATGGTATGCAAACTAAAGAAATCGATCTACGGGTTGAAACAAGCATCAAGACAATGGTTTATGAAGTTTGATGAAAAAGTCActggttttggttttgttgaGAACAAAATCGATGACTGTTTGTATCTCAAGGTGTGTGGttccaagtttattttcctTGTCTTGTATGTCGATGATATTTTGTTAGCAAGTAATGATCTAAACTTGCTGATAGATACCAAAAGGTTGCTGTCAAATACTTTCGAAATGAAAGACATGGGTGATGCTACTTTCGTGCTTGGAATAGAAATAATTAGGGACAGGAAAAGGTGCTTACTAGGGCTCTCGCAGAAATCTTACATAGAAAAGGTCCTGAAAAGATTCAATATGGAGAGTTGTGCAAAAGGTGAAGCCCCAATGAGCAAAGGAGACAAGTTTAACAAATCTCAATGTCCTCATAATGATATTGAAAAGCAAAGCATGTCCAACAGACCCTATGCTTCACTTGTTGGAAGTTTAATGTATGCACAAGTTTGCACGAGGCCGGATTTGGCTTTTGTAGTTAGTGTGCTTGGGAGATTCCAAGCAAACCCAGGGGAATATCATTGGACTGCCGCCAAGAAGGTTGTTCGATACTTGCAAAGGACCAAATCCTACATGTTAGTATATGGTAGGATTGAAAGGTTGGAAGTGATTGGTCATTGTGACTCAGATTTTGCGGGATGTGAGGATGATCGAAGATCAACGAGTGGGTATGTTTTTCTAATGGCTGGAGGTGCTATTTCTTGGAGAAGTGCAAAGCAGAAAACTTTGGCTACTTCAACAATGCAGGCAGAATATATTTCATGTTTTGAAGCAACCCAACAAGCCATGATGTTGAAGAATCTTATTTCAGAAATGAGGATAGTTGACACAATTGCGAAGCCACTTGTAATATATTGTGACAATAAAGCTGCTGTGTTCTTCTCTAAAAACAACAAGAAATCTTATGCAGCTCGATTAATGGATGTCAAGTATCAATCAGTCAAGGAGAAGGTAAAGGCGGGAATGGTGTCTATAGAACACATTGACACTACTTTAATGTTGGCTGATCCCCTTACAAAACCGTTGGCAGTGGGAGTTTTCAAGAATCATGTGGCAAACATGGGCGTGGTTGAATCCTTTGATTCAGCTACCGTATGGAAGTAAGGGTTATCTTTCATTTGATTTcatcttttgttaaaaaaataaagcttGAATTCATGTACTCTTGAATTTGACCATGTTAATGGTTGAGGTTTCATTTCAGCTATTGTATATATGTACAAATATATGTATGCAATATATTGAAATGTTGTGGACTGATGAAAGATTCGGACTAAATGTGCTTGGTATTATAAGCATTCCATTGGAGCTAAACAAAAGCTTGACAATGGTGGACTGCTCTGATCAGTGGGAGCATGGAAACAAAGTTTTGAATTTGTTTCGGTAATtatatcatgcataaattatttTGGGTGATGTGATCTTAGGGTGCTTGTACGAGTTGATGTATAAGATTTTCTAAGGTTCATTTCTTTGAAATAATTTATGGCAGATATGCAAAGGGATTAATGGTTGTGTTGACAAAAGTGATCACTAAGGGATTAATACGTTGATAAAGGATATGATCAGTGATaattcaagtgggagaatgttaggACTCTATTGAATTATCATTGGGCATAATAAGGACTATCATACgtggaattaattaattaaagtcaAAACCATTTAAAGGATAAAATCCCTTATTTGTAGGACACTAAATGCGTGCTTCAGTTGTGGTTTAACAACTGACAAACGTGGAGATTTTTTAGGCTTAGACGATCCCACGATAGTTGGGATGCAGTTGGGTTTATAAGCCTATACAGGAGGTGTCCCTGCTCACGGGAAGATTACATCAAAAACAAGATCTAGAACTATCGCTAGGGTTTTGATATCAGGTTCCTCAGTGAGTAGAAGACTCTCTGTGTTGCTGTTTTGTTGCTTGTATCATGACGTCCTCAGGTATGTACATACTCAGACtcctcaaatatatatatgtatatgtgaatGTTAATTGTGATCCTTGGCAAAGACTAATCAGTTGTAGGTCTAACAATGTAAACATCCAATACCAATGACAATGCAAACTTACAAATTGACTGCTAATGTGAgctataaacaaacaaacaagctGATGTGAATTCAAGATTTCGCTTATCAACATTCATCCTGGACCAAGCATAAGTAGACAATGTAGGTCCAAGCCAAGCGTCACCCTTAGTGTCATGATCGACAATCATCCTAGACCAAGCATTCGCGGCTAATGTTTGCCCAACCAATCTTTTACAGCAACAGCTTGAGAACTCCAGTAAGACACTATCAAGAAACCAATAATTTCTTCAGTAAAAGAACACTAGCAAAAAGAAGTTGAACCAATTAacccaataaaaaaacaaaattgacacatgaaaacaagaacaaggaaAAAATAGAAACAGAAACCCAAGTAGAAAATGAATCGACGACAAACTCTTATGAAAATCTACGGTTTAGAACTCGAGAAACTAAACCA
This is a stretch of genomic DNA from Malus domestica chromosome 02, GDT2T_hap1. It encodes these proteins:
- the LOC103418060 gene encoding uncharacterized protein, which gives rise to MASKLRQLQSKASQATQLVSKYGSTYYKQLLEENKQYIQHPPTVEKCNELSKQLLYTRLASIPGRTESFWKEVDYVKHLWKNRKEVKVEDAGIAALFGLECFAWFCAGEIVGRGFTFTGYYV